The following nucleotide sequence is from Buteo buteo unplaced genomic scaffold, bButBut1.hap1.1 HAP1_SCAFFOLD_556, whole genome shotgun sequence.
ACCCTATAgattccccccccagccccataaccCGCCCTATACCCTAtagatcccccccccccgtccccataCCCCCCCTACACCCTatagattcccccccccccggtcctcATACCCCTCCTATACCCTATAgatcccccccccagcccctataACCCCCCCAtacagccccccccagccccatacccccccctccaccctatagatcccccccccagcccctatagcccccccccccatcccctataggacccccccagcccctataGCCGGAGCAGTGAGGGACCCGCGGGTGCTGCTGTCACCAGTTTAttcaccgccccccccccccccaaagttccccccccccggtgtgggggggggcagcacccatgggtggccctgaggggggggggcagcacccatggagggggggggcaccgTCTTTGGtacaattaattaaaattttgacTAAAAATCCaccggggggggcacccccacccatgggtgccccccccaaatgggtgtccccctccccacccatggtgcccccccccaccaccaggGTAAAGggggtgggtgcccccccaaaatgggtgggtgcccccccaaaatAGGTGGTGCCCCCCCCAAGAGGCAACAGCCCCCCTGAAtgggtgggtgccccccccaaataGGTGGGTGACCCCCCCAAAAGGCaacagcccccccaaaacaggtgggtgcccccccaaaatgggcaggtgcccccccccaagaggcagcagcccccccccaaaatgggtgGCAGCCCCCCAAAATGGGTGGACGCCCCCCCAAAACAagtgggtgcccccccaaaacGGGTGGGTGCCCCCCAAAACGGGTGGCAGCCCCCCCAAAACGGGTGGGTGCCCCCTCATATGGGTGGACGCCCCCTCAAAAGGGGTGGGTGCCCCCCAAAACgggtgggtgcccccccccaagaggcagcagccccccccccagccccccaattTTGGGctaatccccccccccgctcccccttCCCCCGCTTCctacccccccctccccataataattaataataattaataataacaataataataataataaagcgCCGCAgaatcggggggggggacacacgcacacacacaacgggggggggggggggccgtcAAGAGCTGGCGGCCGTACTTTGGGGGACGCAGACCCCCAAAATGGCCGAGTCCTCGTGATCGGGGCGCCCCCTTAAATGGGGACCCCCGTAGGGGGGTGGGGACCTTCgtgggggtgtccccccccccccgccgtcgtcgttgtccccccccctcctcctcctcctcctcctcctcctcctcctcctcctccggcgcCCCCCCCTCGAGTCCGGAATGCCGAAGAAAAGGGGTGACAGTCCGGGTGATGCCgagggggggcggcgggggcggaggggggggggaggtaaaggaggaggaagaggaggaggaggaggaggaggaggaggggggggcccCGAAATCCATCCTTTCGTTGGAAGGGACCCCCCCGCCGGCACCGCCTGGCCCTGAGGCgggggggccgccgccgggtggtgctggtggtgctggtggtgctggtgctggtggtgatgatgatgatggtggtggtggtggtggtggggggcggggggggcgtgGGAAAGGCGGGGGGGCGCccccctttctctttctcctcctcctcctcctcctccaggtaGAATTTGGGGGGGTTTAGGGGGTCCCAAGGGGTTGAAGGCGTCGGTGACGGTGACGGGGGGACGGCCGGGGGGTCGCCGGCGGGCCAAGGTCGGGGCGGTTGCGctgggggggcctgggggggggagagaaaaacaaacaaaaaaaaagagttagaggaggggggggacggacacgcggggggggtggtggtggtggccccAAGGTCCCCTGGGCGTGGGCGTGGGGTCCCCAAGGTCGTCGTGTCATGGGCGTGGGGTCACCAAGATCGTCACGTCATGGTCATGGGGTCCCAAAGGTCCCCTTGGCATGGTCATGGGGTCCCCAAGGTCCTCGTGTCATGGCCGTGGTGGCACCAAGGTCCTCACGTCATGGTCGTGGTGTCCCCAAGGTCCCCACGTCATGGCCATGGTGTCCCCAAGATCCTCACGTCATGGTCATGGGGTCTCCAAGGTCCCCACGTCATGGTCATGGGGTCCCCAAGGTCCCCTTGGCATGGTCATGGGGTCCTCAAGGTCCCCACGTCATGGTCGTGGTGTCCCCAAGGTCCTCGTGTCATGGTGTCCCCAAGATCCCCATGGCATGGCCATGGTGTCCTCAAGGTCCCCACCTCATGGTCATGGGGTCCCCAAGGTCCCCACGTCACGGTCATGGGGTCCCCAAGGTCCCCCTGGCATGGTCATGGGGTCCTCAAGGTCCCCACGTCATGGTTTTGGTGTCCCCAAGGTCCCCACCTCATGGCCATGGTGTCCCCAAGGTCCTCGTGTCATGGCTGTAGTGTCCCCAAGATCTTCATGTCATGGTCATGGGGTCACCAAGGTCCCAATCTCATGGTCGTGGTGTCCCCAAAGTCCTCGTGTCATGGTCATGGGGTCACCAAGATCCCCTTGGCATGATCATGGGGTCCTCAAGGTCCCCAAGTGATGGCCATGGTTGTCCCCAGGGTCCTCACGTCATGGCTGTGGTGTCCCCAAGATCTTCATGTCATGGCCATGGGGTCCCCAAGGTCCCAATCTCATGGCCGTGGTGTCCCCAAGGTCCTCGTGTCATGGTCATGGGGTCACCAAGATCCTCTTGGCATGGCCATGGGGTCCCCAAGGTGCCCACGTCATGGCCATGGGGTCCCCCAGGTCTTCGCATCATGCTCATGGGATCCTCAAGGTCCCCATGGCATGGCCATGGTGTCCCCAAGGTCCCCGCCTCATGGTCATGAGGTCCCCAAGATCCCCATGGCATGACCATGAGGTCCCCAAGGTCCCCACCTCATGGTCGTGGTGTCCCCAAGGTCCTCATGTCATGGTCACGGGATCATCAAGGTCCCCACGTCATGGTTGTGGTGTCCCCAAGGTCCTCACATCATGGGAGCCCCAAGGTCGCCACCTCATGGTCGTGGTGTCCCCAAGGTCCCCTTGGCATGGTCATGGAGTCCTCAAGGTCCCCATGCCATGGCCATGGTGTCCCCAAGGTCCTCATGTCATGGCCATGGTGTCCCCAACGTGCCCACGTCGTGGTCGTGGTGTCCCCAAGGTCCCCACATCATGGTCATGGGATCCCCAAGGTCCCCATCTCATGGCCGTGGTGTCCCCAAGGCGCCCACGTCATGGTCATGGGGTCTCCAAGATCCCCTTGGCATGGTCATGGGGTCCTCAAGGTCCCCACCTCATGGCCATGGTGTCCCCAAGGTCCTCATGTCATGGTCATGGGATCCTCAAGGTCCTCGTGTCATGGTCGTGGTGTCCCCAAGGTCCTCATGTCATGGTCATGGGATCCCCAAGGTCCCCACGTCATGGTCGTGGTGTCCCCAAGGTCCCCACGTCATGGCCATGGGATCCTGAAGGTCCCCAAGGTCCATGTCACCCACCCACTGTGACCATGGGTGTCCCCAAGGTCCATGTCACCCTCCTGGTGGCACCAGAGGGATCCTGAAGGTCCCCAAGGTCCATGTCACCCACCCACTGTGACCACGGGGTGTCCCCAAGGTCCACGTCACCCTCCTGGTGTCACTAGAGGGTTCCTGAAGGTCCTCAACACCCACGTCACCTTCCCGCTGCCACTAGAGGGATCCCGAAGGTCCCCAAGGTCCACATCTCCCACCCAGTATGACCAGGACGTCCCCAAGGTCCATATCTCCCACCCGCCCCGGCCGGGTTGTCCCCGGCGGTGGGTGGTGGCACCCACGGGTGCCACCGGCGTTACCTGAGGGCTCTGCATCTCGTAGTCGGCGTGGGCGGGCGCCGCGGTCCCGTAGTAGCGGTTGCTGTAGCGGTAACTGCGGTTGTCGTTGGAAGAGCCGCTGGAGCCACCTGCCCGGGGACGAGGAGGACATCAGCGGCGGTGGGGTGGGACGGAGATGTCCCCGAGGGGACGGGGTGACCCGGGGAGATGTCACCAAGGAGGTGACGGAGATGGGAGGGCTGGGGTTGGGGAAGGGGACGGAGAAATCCGGTGGGGATTCAAGGAACGGTGGTGGACCGAGGAGATGGCGCCCAGCGtggagggacagggatgggacagAACCGGGTGTCATGGTCTGAGGAGCCACCACCCATCAGGACGTGGATCCTggtgggacagggatgggacagAACCGGGTGTCATGGTCTGAGGAGCCACCACCCATCAGGACATGGATCCTggtgggacagggatgggacagAACTGGATGTCATGGTCTGAGGAGCCACCACCCATCAGGACATGGatcctggtgggacaaggatgGGACAGAACTGGGTGTTGTGGTGACCTGGGGAGCCACCACCCATCAGGACATGGatcctggtgggacaaggacagggatgggacagAACTGGGTGTTGTGGTGGCCTGAGAAGCCACCACCCATCAGGACATGAATCCTGGTGGGTCAGGGATGGGACAGAACTGGGTGTCATGGTCTGAGAAGCCACCACCCATCAGGACATGGATCCTggtgggacagggatgggacagAACTGGGTGTTGTGGTGACCTGGGGAGCCACCACCCATCGGGAGATGGTTCCTggtgggacagggatgggacagAACTGGGTGTCACGGTCTGAGGAGCCACCACCCATCAGGACATGGATCCTggtgggacagggatgggacagAACTGGGTGTTGTGGTGGCCTGAGGAGCCACCACCCATCAGGACATGGatcctggtgggacaaggatgGGACAGAACTGGGTGTTGTGGTCTGAGGAGCCACCACCCATCGGGACACGGatcctggtgggacaaggatgGGACAGAACTGGGTGTTGTGGTGGCCTGAGAAGCCACCACCCATCGGGACATGGATCTTGGTGGGAAAGAACTGGGTGTCGTGGTGACCTGAGGAGCCACCACCCATCAGGACATGGATCCTggtgggacagggatgggacagAACCGGATGTCATGGTCTGAGGAACCACCACCCATTGGGAGATGGTTCCTggtgggacagggatgggacagAACTGGGTGTTGTGGTGACCTGGGGAGCCACCACCCATCAGGACATGGatcctggtgggacaaggacagggatgggacaggaCCAAGAGGTTGTGGTGGCCTGAGGAGCCACCACCCATCGGGACATGGATCCCggtgggacagggatgggacagAACTGGGTGTTGTGGTGGCCTGAGAAGCCACCACCCATCAGGACATGGatcctggtgggacaaggatgGGACAGAACTGGGTGTTGTGGTGACCTGGGGAGCCACCACCCATCGGGAGATGGTTCCTggtgggacagggatgggacagAACTGGGTGTCATGGTCTGAGGAGCCACCACCCATCGGGACACGGATCCCGGTGGGACTGGGACGGGACAGAACTGGGTGTCGTGGTCTGAGGAGCCACCACCCATTGGGAGATGGTTCCTGGTGGGACAGGGACGGGACAGAACTGGGTGTCGTGGTGACCCGAGGAGCCACCACCCATCGGGAGATGTTTCCCGGTGGGACAACGACGGTTCTGGGACGCAACCAAACGCCACGCTCCCATTTTTGGCCCCACCGCGATGACCCACCTCTCCCAAACCCATCCCCCAGAACCCCGGgaggtgggtgggggggtccctacCCGAACTGGAGATGGAACTGGTGGTACTGGTGCTGTGACTGTGCTCCATGGCGGGACTGGTGGAAGTGCTGTTACTGGTGTTGGTGCCTTCGTCgttggtttttttgaagaaattgtGTTGGAGGGCGTAGAAGGGGGTGATGCGGCTTCGGGGTTCGTAATCCAACATCCGTAAGACCAAATCCTTGAATTTTAGGTAGTCCGAAGGGGCGTGGCCTTGCTCCCCCGCCCGACGgccccccggcccgccgctcTCCACCCCCAGCACCTCGTGGAGTCGTCGCGTTCCCGGCACCTTGTATTCCTGCAAGAAAttgggaggaggcggcggggggggacgtTGGGTGGGTGTTGGGGAGCGGggaggtgggtttgggggggaacggagggggtttgggggggtcctggggggatatctgactttttttggggggtgctggggggagatCTGGTGGTTTAGGGGGTCCCTGAGGGGAGATCTgacagtttgggggggggtcctggggggagATTTGGTGGTCTGGGGGGGTCCTTGGGGGGATATCTGACtttttggggggtcctggggggagATCTTGGTGGTTTagaggggtccctggggggagATCTGACAGTTtgggggggttctggggggATCTcatgggtttgggggggtccctggggggacATCTGACtttttggggggtcctggggggagatcttggtggtttgggggggtccttggggttccaggagggggaaaggaggttTGGGGGGTACTCGGGGAGagatttgaggggtttggggggtcctgggtggaTCTcatgggtttgggggggagCATTGGGAGGGACATCTGACAGTtcggggggtcctggggggagATCTGACAGtttgggggggccctggggggaTCTCaatggtttgggggggtccctggggggacATCTGAGTTTTTGGGGCATCCTGGGGGGAGATCTGTTGGTTtagggggggtccctggggggagATCTGAcagtttgggggggtcctggggggagATCTGAGAgtctgggggggtcctggggggatCTCATGgctttgggggggtccctggggggacATCTGACtttttggggggtcctggggggagATCTTGGTGGTTtaggggggtccctggggggagATCTGAgagtttg
It contains:
- the LOC142028527 gene encoding dual specificity tyrosine-phosphorylation-regulated kinase 1B-like, producing the protein MNQHHTEMKYYIVHLKRHFMFRNHLCLAFELLSYNLYDLLRNTNFRGVSLNLTRKFAQQLCAALLFLATPELSIIHCDLKPENILLCNPKRSAVKIVDFGSSCQLGQRIYQYIQSRFYRSPEVLLGLPYDLAIDMWSLGCILVEMHTGEPLFSGANEADQMNRIVEVLGLPPPHMLEQAPKARKYFEKLPEGGWALKRNKESKKEYKVPGTRRLHEVLGVESGGPGGRRAGEQGHAPSDYLKFKDLVLRMLDYEPRSRITPFYALQHNFFKKTNDEGTNTSNSTSTSPAMEHSHSTSTTSSISSSGGSSGSSNDNRSYRYSNRYYGTAAPAHADYEMQSPQAPPAQPPRPWPAGDPPAVPPSPSPTPSTPWDPLNPPKFYLEEEEEEEKEKGGRPPAFPTPPPPPTTTTTTIIIITTSTSTTSTTSTTRRRPPRLRARRCRRGGPFQRKDGFRGPPLLLLLLLLLFLLLYLPPPSAPAAPPRHHPDCHPFSS